The Chloroflexota bacterium genomic sequence CCCACAGGTCATAGAAATCCTTCATGCGGGTGTTCGCCATGCCCAGCCGCACCATGGCCTCGAACTTCTCAGCTACCACCGCCTCGTGCGGATAGGTCCGAAGCCGAGGGGCCGGGAAGTCGAGAATCGTCGGAAACTCGGCCTCGACGACGCGGGGCGTCACGACATCTCCAAATCCGACGTCAACCTGAAGGCTGATGCGCGCTCCGTCGAGGTCGGCCGTAAGCCGGACCCGGATGCCGCTTTCCGCCTGCCGCTCACGGATCGGTGCGGCTCGCACCGAGCCAGCCAGGAAACGCATCCCGTCCGGCGGGACCTGAAGCGTGCACAAGTCTTGGAAGACCGCCTGCACCGGCGCAACGGCCGGTTCCCCGCACCCAAGCAGATCCACGTCACGCGTCGCTCGGTGGGCCGTCGACGTCCATAGTTCGAAGAGGACCGCCCCCTTGAGCACGAACTGGTCGCGGTGCCTCGAAGCTGCGAGGCGGTACAGCAGCCGCTCGTTCGCATAGCGCGTGAGCAGGTAGTTGAAGTCCTCCCGGCGTTCTCGCGCGCGATTGAGCAGGCGCTGCCGGACCGACGCGGGGACGTTCCGCGGCCGTCGGCGCCTCAAAGCATCGCTTCCATATAGGGCCGCATGACACGCCCGACACGGCAGATGTGCGCGTACCTGTCCAACTCGTCGGCGGTGCTGAGACGCTGGACCAGGCAGTCGCGCAGGGCGTCGATGGCAACGTCCACTCCCACCTTGTTCCGGAACTTGAAGCAGTCCGCCACCGTCTTGGCTGGGCTGTACACGCGGACGGGGACACCGTCGATCCGCTGCGTCTGAATCCCCGCGGTGCGCGCCAACCCCGAGAACCGCACGATCCGCAGCCCGACACCGGCCGGCTTCGGCGCCCGGTCCTTGGGGCCAATCGCCAGCCACACCTCGTGCGGCGCCTGCGTCGTGAGGCCGTGGATGCGCAGCGCTGAGAGCAGGCAAATCACCCCACGTGGCGTGCGCTTCGCCGTCTCGGCCACCGAGCGGTGTTCGCTCACCGCGGCGCCGGCCAGCGTATAGAGGCCCCGACCCACCTTCTCCAGCAGTCCCTCGCGCGCGAGTCGGCCGAGATACGAGCCGCGTATTCCCCGAGATTCAAGGTCTCGCGGGCGGGCCAGCCCGGCCTCCCGGACGAAGGCGAGAACCGCCCGACGGCGTTCCTGTGCCATGTGGAGAGTCTTGCTGATCTGTCGGTAGAAATCAATAAACACCGACATATACAAAGCACGGCTGGCGGGCCACCTGCCGTATAGAAATGTAGTTGGCGACCGGTCATGTGCGGTGCTCGACCGAAGGGCCAGCAGAATTGGCCGCTGGGCGCGATGCTGTTGACGTCGAGGTCCATTCGGCTGGCTGACTTTGGCGGCAGCCTGGTGGGCACCAGAAGGACTGCCGGGTCTGTCGAATCTGGTCCCGCATTCATGTGCCTTGATACGCACCACGAGCACCCGCCGCAAAGCCGGCCAATCTGCGCACGCGCATGGCGCCGGTCCAGCTGTCCGGCGGCGCCGCCGTTCCGCGGC encodes the following:
- a CDS encoding type IV toxin-antitoxin system AbiEi family antitoxin domain-containing protein → MAQERRRAVLAFVREAGLARPRDLESRGIRGSYLGRLAREGLLEKVGRGLYTLAGAAVSEHRSVAETAKRTPRGVICLLSALRIHGLTTQAPHEVWLAIGPKDRAPKPAGVGLRIVRFSGLARTAGIQTQRIDGVPVRVYSPAKTVADCFKFRNKVGVDVAIDALRDCLVQRLSTADELDRYAHICRVGRVMRPYMEAML
- a CDS encoding nucleotidyl transferase AbiEii/AbiGii toxin family protein, yielding MRRRRPRNVPASVRQRLLNRARERREDFNYLLTRYANERLLYRLAASRHRDQFVLKGAVLFELWTSTAHRATRDVDLLGCGEPAVAPVQAVFQDLCTLQVPPDGMRFLAGSVRAAPIRERQAESGIRVRLTADLDGARISLQVDVGFGDVVTPRVVEAEFPTILDFPAPRLRTYPHEAVVAEKFEAMVRLGMANTRMKDFYDLWVMASSFAFCGKSLADALAATFGSRGTPLPIDPPISLRSEFSADAAKQAQWTAFAGRSRLSAVPSLETIVIVLRRILWPPVSAVTHRIRFERDWPAGGDWMAS